From the Pseudomonas lalucatii genome, the window ACACCAGCGCCGATGGCCGCCATGTGCAGATCGGCGCCAACGGCGACGCCATCTTCCAGCGCTTCATGCGCGCCATCGGCCGCGACGACCTGGCCGACGACCCGCAACTGGCCAGCAACGACGGCCGCGATGCGCGCCGCGACGAGCTGTACGGGGTGATCGACCGCTGGGTCGGCGCCCTGCCGCTGGAGCAGGTGCTGGCGACCCTGAGCCAGGCCGAGGTACCGGCCAGCCGCATCTTCAGCGCCGCAGACATGTTCAACGACCCGCAGTTTCTCGCCCGCGAGATGTTCCTCAGCGCCAAGCTGCCGGACGGCACGCCGTTCAAGATGCCGGGCATAGTGCCCAAGCTGTCGGAGACACCGGGATCGACGGAGTGGATCGGGCCGCAGCTCGGCGAACACACCGAGACCCTGCTCGCCGAGCTAGGCTATGACTATGAACAGGTCGCCGAATTGCGTCGCAACGGCGCGATCTGACGGCGGCCGGGAGTGGCTGGATGCAGGCCGAACACGCGCTGCCGGAGGACGTGACCCGCGCCCTGCGCGCCGGTCAGCGGCAGAAGGCCATCGCGCTGCTGCGCGCGCACCGGAGCATCGCTACGGAAGAGGCCGAGGCCCAGATCGAGCGCTACCTGGAGGACAACCCGCCGATCCCCCTGCGCGGCCCCGGCGTGGTGGCCTCCAGCAGGTTGAACGCGCTGGTCTGGCTGACCCTGATCCTGCTGATGGGCCTGGCCTACTGGCTGCTGTCCGGCTAGCTAGAGCCGACGACTGAACAGCAGCAGAACCACGCCCAGCAGCAGGCTCAGCAGCAGCCAGAACGTCAGGCCATGCCGGTGCCGGGCCGGGCGCCCCGCCCCGTGCAGTTCGGGGTGGGCGCGCAGGTAGGCGTCCACGTCCTGCTTGGCCTGCTGCAGACCCAGCCCGCGCTCTTCCCGCAGGCGCTTGATCGCCTCGATCTTGCGCCCCTGTCGCAATGCCGCCTGCACCTGGGGCGGCAGGTCATCCCGCTGCCGAATCATGGTCCACCTCGCATCAGCACATTCTGAGCCTAGCCGCCCGGGCCGCGCCCTGCCGGCCGTGGGCGCAGAAACGCACAAGCCCGGGGCCGCCAGAGGCGACACCGGGCTTGTGCAGAGCAATGCCTGAGGCTTAGAGCGGCTTGCCGCGATTGCCGTGCTGGGCGACGAAGCCCTGAATGGTCTTCAGGTCGTTGGCCAGCACGGTGCAGCGTTCCTCGCGTTCGAACAGGTCGACCAGGTGCGCCGGCAACGCCGGAGCCTGGCCGACCCCGGCCTTCTCCACCGCCTCGGGGAACTTGACCGGGTGCGCGGTACCGAGGATCACCATGGGGGTTGCCAGGCTGCGCCGACACTCGCGGGCGGCGCGCACGCCGATGGCGGTGTGCGGGTCGAGCAACTCGCCGCACTCGGCATGGACCTCGGCGATGGTCTCGCAGGTCTGCGCATCGTCCACCGCCAGGGAGTCGAACAGCTTGCGCGCCTCGGTCCAGCGATCCTCCTCGACGCTGAAGCCGCCGCCCTGCTTGAAGGTGGCCATCAGCTCGGCGATGGCCGCGCCACTGCGGCCATGCAGATCGAACAGCAGGCGTTCGAAGTTCGACGACACCATGATGTCCATGGACGGCGACAGGGTCGGGTGCAGGGTGTCCTTGACGTACTGGTTGCCGCTCATGAAACGGTGCAGGATGTCGTTGCGGTTGGTGGCGACGATCAGCTGGCTGATCGGCAGGCCCATGTTGCGCGCCAGGTAGCCGGCGAAGATGTCGCCGAAGTTGCCGGTCGGCACCGAGAAGGCCACCGAACGGGCCGGACCGCCGAGCTGCAGCGCGGCGTGGAAGTAGTAGACGATCTGGGCCATGATCCGCGCCCAGTTGATCGAGTTGACCGCCACCAGGCGCGTGCCCTTGAGGAAGCCCTGGTCGGCGAAGCTGGCCTTGACCATCTCCTGGCAGTCGTCGAAGTTGCCCTCAACGGCGATGTTGTGGATGTTGTCGCCGAGGATGGTGGTCATCTGCCGGCGCTGCACCTCCGACACCCGGTTGTGCGGGTGCATGATGAAGATGTCGACATGCGCGCAGGCCTTGCAGCCCTCGATCGCCGCCGAGCCGGTGTCACCGCTGGTGGCGCCCATGATCACCACGCGCTCGCCGCGCTTGGAGAGCACGTGGTCGAGCAGGCGACCGAGCAGCTGCAGGGCGAAGTCCTTGAACGCCAGGGTCGGACCGTGGAACAGCTCCAGCACCCACTCGTTGCCGTTCAGCTGGCGCAGCGGCGCCACGGCGTTGTGGGCGAACACGCCGTAGGTTTCCTCGAGGATCTTCTTGAATTCGGCATCATTGATGCTGTCGGCGACAAACGGGCGCATCACCCGGAAGGCCAGCTCGTGGTAGGGCAGGCCGGTCCAGGAGGCGATCTCCTCCTGGGTGAAGCGCGGCAGGTTCTCCGGTACGTAGAGGCCGCCATCGCTGGCCAGACCGGCCAGCAGCACCTCTTCGAAGTTCAGGGCCGGGGCCTGGCCGCGGGTACTGATATAACGCATGGCTCTGCTCCTCAGACCAGTTGCTCGACACGGATGCGCACGACGCTGCCGACCACGTCGTCCAGCGCCTCCAGGGCGGCGATGGCCTCGTTGATGCGCGCCTCGACCACCCGGTGGGTGACCAGGATCATCGGCACCAGGCCGTCGTGCTCCTCGACCTCCTTCTGCATGATCGACTCGATGTTGATGCCGCGCTCGGAGAGGATGCTCGCCACCTGGGCCAGCACGCCCGGGTGATCCTTGGCCTGGATGCGCAGGTAGTAGGCACTCTCGCAGGCGTCGATCGCCAGGATCGGGTGGTCGGACAGCGAGTCCGGCTGGAACGCCAGGTGCGGCACGCGGTTGGTCGGGTCGGTGGTCAGCGCGCGGACCACGTCGACCAGGTCGGCCACCACCGACGAGGCGGTCGGCTCCATGCCGGCGCCGGCACCGTAGAACAGGGTCGAGCCCGCCGCATCGCCGTTGACCATCACCGCGTTCATCACGCCATTGACGTTGGCGATCAGGCGATCGGCCGGGATCAGGGTCGGATGCACGCGCAGTTCGATACCGGCCGCGGTGCTGCGCGCCACGCCCAGGTGCTTGATGCGATAGCCCAGGGCCTCGGCGTAGCCCACGTCGGCCGTGGTCAGCCTGGTGATGCCCTCGGTGTAGGCCTTGTCGAACTGCAGCGGGATGCCGAAGGCGATGGAGGCGAGGATGGTCAGCTTGTGCGCGGCATCGATGCCTTCGACGTCGAAGGTCGGATCGGCCTCGGCGTAGCCCAGGGCCTGGGCCTCCTTGAGCACGTCCTCGAAGGCGCGGCCTTTCTCGCGCATCTCGCTGAGGATGAAGTTGCCGGTGCCGTTGATGATGCCGGCCAGCCAGTTGATGCGGTTGCCGGCCAGCCCCTCGCGGATCGCCTTGATCACCGGGATGCCGCCGGCCACGGCCGCCTCGAAGGCGACGATCACGCCCTTCTCGCGGGCCTTGGCGAAGATCTCGTTGCCGTGCACGGCGATCAGCGCCTTGTTCGCGGTGACCACGTGCTTGCCGTTGTCGATGGCCTTGAGCACCAGCTCACGGGCCAGGGTATAGCCGCCGATCAGCTCGATGACGACCTCGATCTCGGGGTTGTCGACCAGCTCGAAGACATCCTTGGTAATCGCGATACCGGTAATGTCGCACTGCGGGTTCTGCGAACGCAGCGCAATCTGCGCCACCTCGATGCCACGCCCGGCACGACGCGCGATTTCCTCGGCGTTGCGCTGGAGCACGTTGAAGGTACCGCCACCGACGGTGCCCAACCCACAGATGCCTACTTTGACCGGTTTCACACTGAACTCCCCATCTGCACTGCATAAAACGGCCGGAGCGAGCCCCGGCCGTGGAAAAGAGCCGCACATTACGAAGCGGCCGTTTATTAGTCAATCGACCACAGGCCTGTAGTTACTTGGCCTCCAGCGCCTGCTGGGCCAGCTGCGGCGCCGGCTGATAACCCGGGATCAGCTTGCCATTGGCCAGGACGATGGCCGGCGTGCCGCTGACCCCGATCATCTGCCCCAGGGCGTACTGCCGGGCCACCGGGTTGTCGCACTGGGCCTCGGGCACGTCCTTGCGGGCCTTGGCCAGGTCCATCGCCGCCTGACGATCCTGGGCGCACCAGACGCTGACCAGTTCCTTGTAGGCCGCCCCCTGCAAGCCCTGGCGCGGGAAGGCCAGATAACGCACCTCGACGCCGAGCTTGTTGAGCTCGGGCACCTCGCTGTGCAGCTTCTGGCAGTAGCCGCAGTCGGTGTCGGTGAACACGGTGATATGGGTCTTGGCCTGCTGGGCCGGGAACACCACCATTTCCTTGGCGGGAACGCCGTTGATCTGCTGGGCTATGGCGCGGCTTTCCTGCTCTTCGGTCAGGTTGATCGCCTGACCGTCCTTGAACTGATAGAGGTAGCCCTGCAGGACGAACTGGCCGTCGGCACTGGCATAGAGCTGGCGCCCACCCTTGAGCTGGACCTGATACAGCCCCGGCATCGGGCTCTCGGCGATGGCCTCGATCGGCATGTCGGGCTGGATCGACAGCAGGTTCTGGCGAATCGCCTGGTCGGGATCTGCGGCCAGGCTGAGGGTGCTGGCCAGAGCGAGGGCTACGGCCGCAGAGAGGCGGGTCAGACGCATGGAAACTCCTGTCGAGCGACGGACAAACGAAGATCGGCACAGCCTACCATAGAAGCCCGCGAAGGCAGACGGCGGCAGCCGGACGGCCGAGTCAGCCGCGCGGATGGTGTTCGGCATGCAGCGCCTGCAGCCGTGCGCGGGCGACATGGGTGTAGATCTGCGTAGTCGACAGGTCGCTATGCCCCAGCAGCATCTGCACCACGCGCAGGTCGGCGCCGTGGTTGAGCAGGTGGGTGGCGAAGGCATGGCGCAGGGTGTGGGGCGACAACGCCTGGGCGATACCGGCCACCCGGGCCTGGAGCTTGATGCGGTGCCAGAAGGTCTGCCGGGTCATCTGCTCGCCCCGCAGGCTGGGGAACAACACATCGCTGGGCTTGCCACCGAGCAGCAGCGGCCGCGCCTCCCTGCTGTAGCGCTCGATCCAGGCGATGGCCTCCTCGCCCAGGGGCACCAGGCGCTCCTTGCTGCCCTTGCCGAAGACCCGCAGTACCCCCTGGCGCAGGTTGACCTGCTCCAGGGTCAGGCCGACCAGCTCGCTGACCCGCAGGCCACAGGCATAGAGCACCTCGAGCATGGCTCGGTCGCGCAGGCCGAGGGGGTCGTCCAGTTCGGGCGCCGCCAGCAGCGCCTCGACGTCGGCCTCGGAGAGCGACTTGGGCAGCGGCCGACCGAGCTGGGGCAGGTCCACCTGCAGGGTCGGATCGACGGCAATCAGCCCCTCGCGCACCAGGTAGCGATACAGGCCCCGCGCCGCGGAAAGAAAGCGTGCGGTGGAGCGCGCCTTGTAGCCCTGGTTCAGGCGCCAGGCCAGGTGATCGAGCACGGCTTCGCGCCCGACCCGCTCCAGCAGCAGTCCGCGCTCGTCCAGCCAGGCGTTGAAATGCGCCAGGTCGCTGCGATAGGCCGCACGGGTATGCTCGGACAGGCCCTTTTCCAGCCACAGGGCATCGAGAAAGCGGTCGATCAGCGGGTGGTCTATGGCGGGCATGGAAGAGAGCTATGGCGGTGCCTGAAAGCGCGCTAGTCTTTCACAGCCTGGGCAAGTACGACCAGCGCCTCGCACTCAAGGACTCTCGATGAACGAACAGCAAATCCTCTTCGCCTTCGCCACCATCGGCGCCTCCGCCCTCGCCTGCCAGTGGCTGGCCTGGCGCCTGCGCCTGCCGGCGATCCTGTTTCTGCTGGTCTGCGGCATTCTCGCCGGACCGGTGCTCGGCTGGCTCGATCCCCAGGCCCTGTTCGGCTCCCTGCTGTTCCCCATGGTGTCGATGGCCGTGGCGCTGATCCTGTTCGAAGGCAGCCTGACCCTGCACCTGTCCGAATGGCGCGAGATCGGCACGGTGGTCCGACGCATGGTCACAGTGGGGGCCCTGGCCACCTGGGCGGTGATCGCCGTCGCCACCCACTACCTGCTCGGCTTCACCTGGGAGATGGCGCTGCTGTTCGGCACCCTGACCCTGGTCACCGGGCCCACGGTGATAGTGCCCATGCTGCGGGTGGTGCGACCCAAGGCCTCGGTGGCCAATATCCTGCGCTGGGAAGGCATCGTCATCGACCCGATCGGCGCCCTGCTGGCGGTGGTGGTGTTCAGCTTCATCATCGCCAGCGGCGAGGGCGAGGGCTGGAGCCAGAGCCTGACCACCTTCGCCGGGGTGATCCTCTGCGGCAGCCTGTTCGGCGTCGTCGGTGGCTGGGCCCTCGGCCAGGTGCTGCGACGCCAGTGGCTGCCGGACTACCTGCACAACCTCGCCGTACTGGCCACGGTACTCGGCGTATTCATCGCCTCCAACGAGGTGATGCACGAGTCCGGACTGCTGGCCGTGACCCTGATGGGCATGTGGCTGGCCAACATGAAGGGCGTGGACGTGCGGCACATCCTGCACTTCAAGGAGAACCTCAGCGTGCTGTTGATCTCCGGCCTGTTCATCCTGCTGGCCGCGCGCCTCGACCTGGCGGCCCTGCTCGCCTTGGGCCCGGCGGTCCTGCTGCTGCTGGCGATCATCCAGTTCGTCGCCCGCCCGCTGAACGTGGCCTTGTCCACCTTCGGCTCCAGCCTCAACTGGCGCGAGCGCGCCCTGCTGGCCTGGATCTCCCCGCGCGGCATCGTCGCGGCCGCCGTCTCGGCGATCTTCGCCATCCGCCTGAGCGAAACCGGCCACGCCGGCGCCGAGCTGCTGGTGCCGCTGACCTTCGCCGTGATCATCGGCACCGTGGTGCTGCAGAGCGCCACCGCCCGCCCCCTGGCCAGCCTGCTCAAGGTCGCCGAGCCGGCTCCCAGTGGCTTTCTCATCGTCGGCGCCAACCCGGTGGCACGCACCATCGGCAAGGCCCTGCAGCAACTCGGCTGCCGCGTGCTGCTGACCGACTCGAGCTGGGAGAACATCCGCGCCGCGCGCATGGACAACCTGCCGACCTACTTCGGCAACCCCGCCTCCCAGCACGCCGAGGCACACCTCGACCTGGTCGGCATCGGTCACCTGCTGGCGCTGTCGCCGGCCGGCGAACTGAACACCCTGGCGAGCATGCGTTTTCGCCACGAGTTCGGCCACACCCGCCTGTTCAGCCTGGCCAGTGGCCAGGAGAGCCGCCGCAGCGACAAGCACCGCGCCAGCGACGAGCATCGCGGCCGCCCACTGGGCAGCCAGCCGCTGACCTACCCCCATGCCGCCAGCCGCCTGGCCCAGGGTGCCGAGCTGTACAGCACGACCCTGACCGACAGCTTCACTTGGAGCGAGTACCAGGCGCTGCACGGCTCGCGCGCCACGCTGCTGTTCGCCCGTGACCGCGAGGGCTGGGTGCACGTGGTGACGCCGCAAAGCAGCCTGCGCCCGCAGACCGGCTGGACCCTGGTGGCCCTGATCGAGGCCCAGGCGAGCGATACCGCGAACGCCAAGCAGGAGAGCCTGCAGGCCTCATAACCCGCCATGCCCTCGCCGCGCGCCGCCAACACCCCAGCTGGCGCGCCCGGCCCGGCCACACCGGCCAAGAGCAGGGACCGGCGGGCGCCCTGACTGGTCGATCAGGTCGAAACCGGACACCCCGCCGCCGCAGGGCCCAGTGGCGAATACCGGCCCGCACCGGACGAATACATGCCACACCGCGCCCCGAACGCCCGCCGTCCGCGCCACGCCAGCCGCAGAAAACCCGCCCCAGAAACGAAAAAAGCAGCCCGAGGGCTGCTTTTTTCTGCAGGGAAACGCGCCTTAGGCGAGCTTCTCCTTGATGCGTGCGGCCTTGCCGGACAGGTCACGCAGGTAGTACAGCTTGGCCTTGCGCACGTCGCCGCGACGCTTGACCGCCAGGCTGTCGACCAGCGGGCTGTAGGTCTGGAAGGTACGCTCGACGCCCACGCCGTTGGAGATCTTGCGCACGGTGAAGGCGCTGTTCAGACCGCGGTTGCGCTTGGCGATGACGACGCCTTCGAAGGCCTGCAGACGCTGACGATCGCCTTCCTTCACCTTGACCTGAACGACGACGGTGTCGCCCGGGGCAAAGGTCGGGATCTCTTTGCTCATCTGCTCAGCTTCGATCTGCTGAATAATCTTGTTGGTCATGCTGCGCTCCTAAGACGGGCCACCTGGCCGGTCATCGATACGTTAACTATCGTCCCGCTGGCGGATGTATTCCTCCAGCAGCTTCTTCTCTTCTCCAGAAAGCGAGCGGCTATCCAGAAGATCGGCGCGGCGCTCCCAGGTCCGACCAAGGGACTGCTGCAAGCGCCAGCGCCGGATGTGTTCGTGGTTGCCACTAAGCAACACCTCGGGAACACGCTTATCCGCATACACCTCCGGGCGGGTGTAGTGCGGGCAGTCGAGCAAGCCATCCGTAAAGGAGTCTTCCTCGGCCGAGTCCGCATGACCTAATGCACCAGGCAAAAGGCGCGTTACCGCGTCGATCAGCACCATGGCCGGCAGCTCACCGCCGGACAGGACGTAGTCCCCGATCGACCATTCTTCATCCACGTGCGCCTCGATAAAGCGCTCGTCGATGCCTTCGTAGCGCCCGGCGATGAGGATCAACGCCTCCTGCTCCGCCAGTGCGCGTACCGCTGACTGGGTCAGCTGACGACCCTGCGGCGACAGGTAGATCACCTTCGCCTCACCACCCGCGGCCTGCTTTGCCTCGAGCAAGGCGTCCTCGAGCGGCTTGATCTTCATCACCATGCCCGGGCCACCACCGAAAGGCCGGTCATCCACGGTGTGGTGACGGTCTGTGGTGTAGCTCCGCGGATTCCAACAGGTCAGCTGCAACAGCCCCTGTTTCACCGCACGACTGGTGATGCCGTAGTCGCCGATGGCGGCAAACATCTCCGGAAACAGCGTAATGACTTCGACACGCAAGCCTGGCATGGTGTTCAGAAGTCCGCGTCCCAGTCGACCCGCATTTCACCGGCCGCCAGGTCGATCGCCAACACGCACTGCTCCGTATAGGGCAACAGACGCTCGCGATCATCCAGGCTGCCCGCGCAGGCCTTGACCACCATCACATCGTTGGCGCCGGTCTCGAACAGATGGTCGATCCTGCCGAGCAACTGCCCTGCCTGATCGATGACCCTGAGACCTTCCAACTGATACCAGTAGTACTCGCCGTCGCCGAGCGACGGCAGTTCGCTGCGGGGGACGCAGATCTCGAAGCCGGCGAATGTACGCGCCACTTCCCGATCATCGAGCCCCTCGAGCTTCGCCACCAGGACCTTGCCCTGCAAGCGACCACTGGCCAATTCGACCTGCTTTACCTCGCCGTCGCGCTTGAGCGTCCAACGGCGGTAATCGAGCACGTTATCCACGGGATCGGTAAAGGAGTACACCTTCACCTCTCCTCGCACGCCATGCACCGAAACGATCTTGCCGAGTACAACCAGGTCCTCGGCGGGTGCCGGCGTCGTGCTCATAGGAGTGCTTAGGCAGCGGCCTTAGCAGCTTCCTTGAGCAGCTGAGCAACACGCTCAGACGGCTGCGCGCCCTGGCTCAGCCAGTAGCTGACGCGCTCTTGATTCACGGACAGCTTCACTTCGGCACCCGAGGCAACCGGATTGAAGAAACCGACGCGCTCAACGAAGCGACCATCGCGCGCATTGCGGCTGTTGGTCACGGTCAGGTGGTAGAAGGGGCGCTTTTTGGAGCCGCCACGGGCAAGACGGATGGTTACCATTGAACTTCGTTCCTGTAGTCGGTGCTGCAAAACTGAAATGCACGCATAGGGCACTAGGCCCGAAAGGCCGCATATTCTAAGGATTATCCGGCTTTTTGCAAATCTCTTTTTCCGGCCGCCGGTCGCCGCCGACGCCAAGCCCACAGCCGCGCGCCCCGCGAGCGCGCGCCGGGGTCACATCTTCGGCAGACCGCCGCCGGGGAACATGCCGCCCATCCCGCGCATCATCTTGGCCATGCCGCCCTTGGCGGTGAACTTCTTCATCATCTTCTGCATCTGCTTGTGCTGCTTGATCAGCCGCCCGATGTCCTGCACCTGGGTGCCGGAACCCAGGGCGATACGGCGCTTGCGCGAACCGCTGATGATCTCCGGATCGCGGCGCTCGGCGGGGGTCATGGAGTTGATGATCGCCTCCATCTGCTTGAACTGCTTTTCCGCCGCGCCCTGGGCATTGCCCATCTGCGCCAGGTTGACGCCGCCCATCTGCGGCAGCTTGTCCATCAGGCCGCCGAGGCCGCCCATGTTCTTCATCTGCTGCAGCTGATCGCGGAAGTCTTCGAGGTCGAAGCCCTTGCCCTTCTTCAGCTTCTTGGTCAGCTTCTCGGCCTTCTCGCGGTCGAGGGTCTGCTCGGCCTGCTCGATCAAGCTGAGCACGTCGCCCATGCCGAGGATGCGCGAGGCGATC encodes:
- a CDS encoding cation:proton antiporter: MNEQQILFAFATIGASALACQWLAWRLRLPAILFLLVCGILAGPVLGWLDPQALFGSLLFPMVSMAVALILFEGSLTLHLSEWREIGTVVRRMVTVGALATWAVIAVATHYLLGFTWEMALLFGTLTLVTGPTVIVPMLRVVRPKASVANILRWEGIVIDPIGALLAVVVFSFIIASGEGEGWSQSLTTFAGVILCGSLFGVVGGWALGQVLRRQWLPDYLHNLAVLATVLGVFIASNEVMHESGLLAVTLMGMWLANMKGVDVRHILHFKENLSVLLISGLFILLAARLDLAALLALGPAVLLLLAIIQFVARPLNVALSTFGSSLNWRERALLAWISPRGIVAAAVSAIFAIRLSETGHAGAELLVPLTFAVIIGTVVLQSATARPLASLLKVAEPAPSGFLIVGANPVARTIGKALQQLGCRVLLTDSSWENIRAARMDNLPTYFGNPASQHAEAHLDLVGIGHLLALSPAGELNTLASMRFRHEFGHTRLFSLASGQESRRSDKHRASDEHRGRPLGSQPLTYPHAASRLAQGAELYSTTLTDSFTWSEYQALHGSRATLLFARDREGWVHVVTPQSSLRPQTGWTLVALIEAQASDTANAKQESLQAS
- the rplS gene encoding 50S ribosomal protein L19; the protein is MTNKIIQQIEAEQMSKEIPTFAPGDTVVVQVKVKEGDRQRLQAFEGVVIAKRNRGLNSAFTVRKISNGVGVERTFQTYSPLVDSLAVKRRGDVRKAKLYYLRDLSGKAARIKEKLA
- the rimM gene encoding ribosome maturation factor RimM (Essential for efficient processing of 16S rRNA); the encoded protein is MSTTPAPAEDLVVLGKIVSVHGVRGEVKVYSFTDPVDNVLDYRRWTLKRDGEVKQVELASGRLQGKVLVAKLEGLDDREVARTFAGFEICVPRSELPSLGDGEYYWYQLEGLRVIDQAGQLLGRIDHLFETGANDVMVVKACAGSLDDRERLLPYTEQCVLAIDLAAGEMRVDWDADF
- the trmD gene encoding tRNA (guanosine(37)-N1)-methyltransferase TrmD, which produces MPGLRVEVITLFPEMFAAIGDYGITSRAVKQGLLQLTCWNPRSYTTDRHHTVDDRPFGGGPGMVMKIKPLEDALLEAKQAAGGEAKVIYLSPQGRQLTQSAVRALAEQEALILIAGRYEGIDERFIEAHVDEEWSIGDYVLSGGELPAMVLIDAVTRLLPGALGHADSAEEDSFTDGLLDCPHYTRPEVYADKRVPEVLLSGNHEHIRRWRLQQSLGRTWERRADLLDSRSLSGEEKKLLEEYIRQRDDS
- the rpsP gene encoding 30S ribosomal protein S16, translated to MVTIRLARGGSKKRPFYHLTVTNSRNARDGRFVERVGFFNPVASGAEVKLSVNQERVSYWLSQGAQPSERVAQLLKEAAKAAA
- the xerD gene encoding site-specific tyrosine recombinase XerD; translation: MPAIDHPLIDRFLDALWLEKGLSEHTRAAYRSDLAHFNAWLDERGLLLERVGREAVLDHLAWRLNQGYKARSTARFLSAARGLYRYLVREGLIAVDPTLQVDLPQLGRPLPKSLSEADVEALLAAPELDDPLGLRDRAMLEVLYACGLRVSELVGLTLEQVNLRQGVLRVFGKGSKERLVPLGEEAIAWIERYSREARPLLLGGKPSDVLFPSLRGEQMTRQTFWHRIKLQARVAGIAQALSPHTLRHAFATHLLNHGADLRVVQMLLGHSDLSTTQIYTHVARARLQALHAEHHPRG
- a CDS encoding homoserine dehydrogenase, whose protein sequence is MKPVKVGICGLGTVGGGTFNVLQRNAEEIARRAGRGIEVAQIALRSQNPQCDITGIAITKDVFELVDNPEIEVVIELIGGYTLARELVLKAIDNGKHVVTANKALIAVHGNEIFAKAREKGVIVAFEAAVAGGIPVIKAIREGLAGNRINWLAGIINGTGNFILSEMREKGRAFEDVLKEAQALGYAEADPTFDVEGIDAAHKLTILASIAFGIPLQFDKAYTEGITRLTTADVGYAEALGYRIKHLGVARSTAAGIELRVHPTLIPADRLIANVNGVMNAVMVNGDAAGSTLFYGAGAGMEPTASSVVADLVDVVRALTTDPTNRVPHLAFQPDSLSDHPILAIDACESAYYLRIQAKDHPGVLAQVASILSERGINIESIMQKEVEEHDGLVPMILVTHRVVEARINEAIAALEALDDVVGSVVRIRVEQLV
- a CDS encoding DsbC family protein gives rise to the protein MRLTRLSAAVALALASTLSLAADPDQAIRQNLLSIQPDMPIEAIAESPMPGLYQVQLKGGRQLYASADGQFVLQGYLYQFKDGQAINLTEEQESRAIAQQINGVPAKEMVVFPAQQAKTHITVFTDTDCGYCQKLHSEVPELNKLGVEVRYLAFPRQGLQGAAYKELVSVWCAQDRQAAMDLAKARKDVPEAQCDNPVARQYALGQMIGVSGTPAIVLANGKLIPGYQPAPQLAQQALEAK
- the thrC gene encoding threonine synthase codes for the protein MRYISTRGQAPALNFEEVLLAGLASDGGLYVPENLPRFTQEEIASWTGLPYHELAFRVMRPFVADSINDAEFKKILEETYGVFAHNAVAPLRQLNGNEWVLELFHGPTLAFKDFALQLLGRLLDHVLSKRGERVVIMGATSGDTGSAAIEGCKACAHVDIFIMHPHNRVSEVQRRQMTTILGDNIHNIAVEGNFDDCQEMVKASFADQGFLKGTRLVAVNSINWARIMAQIVYYFHAALQLGGPARSVAFSVPTGNFGDIFAGYLARNMGLPISQLIVATNRNDILHRFMSGNQYVKDTLHPTLSPSMDIMVSSNFERLLFDLHGRSGAAIAELMATFKQGGGFSVEEDRWTEARKLFDSLAVDDAQTCETIAEVHAECGELLDPHTAIGVRAARECRRSLATPMVILGTAHPVKFPEAVEKAGVGQAPALPAHLVDLFEREERCTVLANDLKTIQGFVAQHGNRGKPL
- a CDS encoding 50S ribosomal protein L7/L12, whose product is MIRQRDDLPPQVQAALRQGRKIEAIKRLREERGLGLQQAKQDVDAYLRAHPELHGAGRPARHRHGLTFWLLLSLLLGVVLLLFSRRL